AGGAACGACAGCGTGATGGTCGTCACGCAGCTGAAGCCCGTCGGGAGCAGTCCCAGGTAGGGCAGCGCATCGCTGCGCTTGAACGCTCTGAGCCCTGAGTTGAGGTCGGGGATCTTGGTGCCGGTGAGGTACTCGGCCAGCTTCCGGATGGCCCACTTGGCCGGGACCCGGGCGATCTTGTGGGTACCCTCCTCCGTCGTCCGTGCTCCAACGACGTGCTGGCATCGCCCGGTCTCGAGGATCTCGATCAGCTCGGGGATCCGCTCGTTGGGGTAGGTCATGTCGGCGTCGGTCCACACGACGTACTTCCCGTACGCCTCCTGGCTCCCGATCCGACGAGCGGTGCCCGACCCCCGGTTGACCGGGAACCGCATCAGACGGACGAAGGGCAACCCCTCGACCGCGTCCCCCGTCCCGTCGGTGGAGCCGTCGTCGATGACCAGGATCTCGAAGGTGTAGGGACTGTCCTTCATCGCCTTGGTGATGCGGTCGACCTCCGCACCGATGTGCCCGACCTCGTTGAGGGCCGGCAGCACAACGGTGACGTCCAGCGTCCCGTACAGATCCGGATCGGAGTTCATCCGCATGCAGACTATCGGCGCCCCACCGCCGAAGCCATGGCGCGCATGGCCGGTCGGTGGCCGTGGATCGGCCTGCCCCAGCCCGCTTAGACTGCGCCGGACATGGCCGCCACCCCCGCCGACAAGACCGCGTCAGACCGCTCCCGCCACCTGGCAACGACGGCCGTCGAGGCTGGCAGGCCCCCCAACGAGCCTGGACAGCCGTTCAACCAGCCCCCGGTCTTCGCCTCCACCCTGCGGGCCCCCACGGAGGTCGAGTACGGCCGGTACACCAGTGACAGCTTCACCGCGGTGGAGGACGCGATCGGGGCGCTCGAGGGTGGGACCGCTGTGGTGTTCGCCTCCGGCATGGCTGCGATCGCTGCCGTGGTGGCAACCACCGTTCGGGGTCGGCCGGGCCTGGTGCAGCCGCTGGACGGCTACCACGGCACCCGCAACCTCTTCGATGACACGCCTGGGCTGTTCCCGGACAGCGTCGACATCGCCGACACCGAGGCGGCGCTCGATGCCCTGCCGGAGGGTGGGGTCCTGTGGACCGAGAGCCCGACGAACCCGCTGATCACCGTGGCCGACCTCGGCGCTCTGGCTGACGGGGTTCGGGCCAAGGGCGGCGTGATGGTGGTGGACTCCACCGCCGCGACGCCCGTCGTGCAACGGCCGCTCGACCTCGGCGCCGACATCGTCGTGCACTCCGTCACCAAGTACCTCTCGGGGCACTCCGACCTCCTGATGGGTGCGGTGGTGTCGCGGGACGAGACCTTCATGCGTGCCGTGCGCGAACACCGAGCGCTGTACGGCGCCATCCCCGGGTCGATGGCGTGCTTCCTGGCCCTCCGCGGCATCCGGACGTTGGATGTCAGGATGGAGCGATCGATGGCCACGGCGCTGGAGCTCGCCACCCGACTGCACCATCACGCCGCCGTCGAGCGCGTGCACTACCCGGGCCTGCCGTCCGACCCCGGCCACGACGTCGCCCGCCGACAGATGAACGGCTTCGGGGCGTTGATGTCCTTCGTCCTCGCGGACGCGGCGGCGGCCGACCACGTCGTCGAGGCGGCCGAGCTGATCGTTCACGCCACCTCCCTGGGCGGGGTCGAGACGTCGATGGAACGACGGAACCGGCAGCCGGGTGAGGAGGCAACCCACCCTGGCCTGATCCGCATGTCGGTCGGCATCGAGCACGTCGAGGATCTCTGGGCGGATCTGGCGGCCGCGCTGGATGGGATCACTCCCACGTGATCGCCGGGCCGAGGGAGTTGGCTGAGCTGGTCGTCGCCGCCTTCAGCGGCGATCCGGACGACCTGGTGGAGGCGTTCGCCGACGACGGGGTCGTGATCGACCAACCCGGGGAGCAGCCGGCGGTCGGCCACGACGAGATCTTTTCGTTCTTCATGGCCTACGGCGGACGCCGCGAGGTGGCGCGGGTCGACGACCTGTTCCTGGCCGGTGGGCGGGGTGGGCTGTCCTACACGGTGTGGTTCCGCTCGGACAGCCACAACTACGGGCAGCACGGACGAGTCCTGCTCACCCTGGACGACGACGGGATGATCACCCGGTGGGACGGGGCGTGGGTCGAGCGGCCGAGCGACCTGTCCCCGTGGGGCGGCGACTGACCGCTGGCCGGCCTCGACGCCGGGGCACGTCACGGCGCCGGCACACGTCACGGCGCCGGTTGCTGATACGCATGCGTGAGTTGACCCGCTCTGGGCGGGGGAACTCACGCATGCGTCGACGCAGCCGCGCCAGAATGGGGTTGCCCAGGCCGTGTGGGCGACGTACGAACCCGTGGGACCGTGCCACAGTGGGGCCATGCCGTCCCGTCTCGCCGCGCTGATCTCGGTCCTCGTCGTCGCGGCGGCCGCCTGTGGGGGCGCAGGCGGTGACACGGCCACGGTCGAGGGATCGCCGACAACCACCCAAACCACACCGGGCCTGCAGGGCTCCGCGTCAGAGGGACCGGGCCAGGGCACGACCCAGCCAACCACGGGATCGGAGTTCGCCGGTGAGGCGGCCCCTGGCCCCGACGACCTCGACCAGCTCTTCCCGGCCGGCGCCACCGTCGCCGTCACCGAGGTCGCCCGTCGCCCCCACGACACCACGGCCTTCACCCAGGGCCTCGAGTTCGACGGCGACCAGCTGTACGAGAGCCGCGGGCTCTTCGCCAGCCAGGAGGACATCACCCTCACCGAGATCGACCCGATGGACGGCACCACCATCCGGTCGGTCGAGCGGGACACCGACATCGGCGACTACTTCGCCGAGGGTCTCACGATCGTGGGGGACCGACTGATCCAGCTGACGTGGCGGTCGAACACCGCAATCGTCTACGACACCCAGACGCTCGAGAAGACCGACGAGTACGTCTACCAGGGCGAGGGGTGGGGCATCTGCGACCAGCCGGACCGGCTGATCATGTCGAGCGGCACGCCCACGCTGACCCACCGGGATCCCGAGACCTTCGAGGTCACACAGGAGGTCACCGTCACCCTGGACGGGACGCCGGTCGATGAGCTGAACGAGCTCGAGTGCGTCGGCGATCTGGTCCTGGCCAACGTCTGGAACACCAACCGAATCGTGGTCATCGAACCGGATACCGGCGACGTCCGCACCGTGATCGACGGCTCCGCGGTGGCCGACGAGCGGGGACAGTTCATCGAGGACCCGGAGGGCGGTTCGGTCCTCAACGGCATCGCCTACAACAGCCAGAGCGACACCTGGCTGATCACCGGCAAGCGCTGGCCCTTCATGTTCGAGGTCGCCTTCGAGTGCACCAGCGGCTGCGGCCCGACGCCGAGTGACCCACCCGGCGATCCGCCCAGCGAGCCGCCGGCCGAGAAGACCCACTTCGTCCGACAAGCCCTCCCCGACGAGAGCTGACGGTCACTTTGGGTTCGCGGCTGAGCGGCCGTTAGTATCCGCGCCCCGG
The sequence above is a segment of the Euzebya tangerina genome. Coding sequences within it:
- a CDS encoding trans-sulfuration enzyme family protein; its protein translation is MAATPADKTASDRSRHLATTAVEAGRPPNEPGQPFNQPPVFASTLRAPTEVEYGRYTSDSFTAVEDAIGALEGGTAVVFASGMAAIAAVVATTVRGRPGLVQPLDGYHGTRNLFDDTPGLFPDSVDIADTEAALDALPEGGVLWTESPTNPLITVADLGALADGVRAKGGVMVVDSTAATPVVQRPLDLGADIVVHSVTKYLSGHSDLLMGAVVSRDETFMRAVREHRALYGAIPGSMACFLALRGIRTLDVRMERSMATALELATRLHHHAAVERVHYPGLPSDPGHDVARRQMNGFGALMSFVLADAAAADHVVEAAELIVHATSLGGVETSMERRNRQPGEEATHPGLIRMSVGIEHVEDLWADLAAALDGITPT
- a CDS encoding glycosyltransferase family 2 protein, producing MNSDPDLYGTLDVTVVLPALNEVGHIGAEVDRITKAMKDSPYTFEILVIDDGSTDGTGDAVEGLPFVRLMRFPVNRGSGTARRIGSQEAYGKYVVWTDADMTYPNERIPELIEILETGRCQHVVGARTTEEGTHKIARVPAKWAIRKLAEYLTGTKIPDLNSGLRAFKRSDALPYLGLLPTGFSCVTTITLSFLSNGLVVEYLPIEYAKRAGKSHFHPIRDAYRYMLQVVRMVTFFEPLRVFAPAAFLLLFLGVTKFVYDIVSGIVTDGDPFALSINTVLLLITGLILFSLGLLADLIVRTSRHNATR
- a CDS encoding glutaminyl-peptide cyclotransferase, which gives rise to MPSRLAALISVLVVAAAACGGAGGDTATVEGSPTTTQTTPGLQGSASEGPGQGTTQPTTGSEFAGEAAPGPDDLDQLFPAGATVAVTEVARRPHDTTAFTQGLEFDGDQLYESRGLFASQEDITLTEIDPMDGTTIRSVERDTDIGDYFAEGLTIVGDRLIQLTWRSNTAIVYDTQTLEKTDEYVYQGEGWGICDQPDRLIMSSGTPTLTHRDPETFEVTQEVTVTLDGTPVDELNELECVGDLVLANVWNTNRIVVIEPDTGDVRTVIDGSAVADERGQFIEDPEGGSVLNGIAYNSQSDTWLITGKRWPFMFEVAFECTSGCGPTPSDPPGDPPSEPPAEKTHFVRQALPDES
- a CDS encoding nuclear transport factor 2 family protein, whose amino-acid sequence is MIAGPRELAELVVAAFSGDPDDLVEAFADDGVVIDQPGEQPAVGHDEIFSFFMAYGGRREVARVDDLFLAGGRGGLSYTVWFRSDSHNYGQHGRVLLTLDDDGMITRWDGAWVERPSDLSPWGGD